In one window of Helianthus annuus cultivar XRQ/B chromosome 17, HanXRQr2.0-SUNRISE, whole genome shotgun sequence DNA:
- the LOC118488827 gene encoding uncharacterized protein LOC118488827, with product MLEWLDSIEVTFINSECPDHLKTRSATRMFQGRALEWWSNERNICSNEEAYALPWDEVHELMMLEFCPPHEQLKLEEEFWHLKQISDDNLAYTTQFKQLSLIVPHLVPSPKRTITKYIHGPPPAMRDSIEAAQLETIEEVYHLAASLNNNRVRDKQFANSAPSKSAYQVTQQPSGSKNKRRKSQGSGCNAIVPSSNPAAKPAPAAVQNPTVPEVKKQYSGPYPKCVTCSFHHPTNSACRLCTNCNRYGHTTPYCRQANPAQPAQQAQFRQP from the coding sequence ATGCTCGAGTGGCTTGACAGCATTGAGGTTACTTTTATCAACAGTGAGTGCCCAGATCATCTAAAGACTAGGAGTGCGACTAGAATGTTTCAAGGCAGAGCGTTAGAGTGGTGGTCAAATGAGAGAAACATCTGTTCGAATGAAGAAGCCTACGCTCTTCCATGGGACGAGGTGCATGAACTAATGATGCttgagttctgtcctccccatgaacagttgaagcttgaagaagagttttggCACTTGAAGCAGATTAGTGATGATAATCTGGCTTATACTACTCAATTTAAGCAGCTCAGTTtgatcgttcctcacttggttcCTTCTCCTAAGCGTACGATAACCAAGTACATCCATGGTCCACCTCCTGCTATgcgtgattctattgaagcagCTCAACTAGAAACTATTGAGGAAGTCTACCATCTTGCAGCTAGTCTCAACAACAACCGTGTTCGTGATAAGCAGTTTGCTAACTCTGCTCCCTCCAAATCTGCTTATCAAGTTACCCAGCAGccaagtggcagcaagaacaagagGCGAAAGTCTCAGGGTTCAGGATGCAATGCTATTGTTCCTTCTTCAAATCCTGCTGCTAAACCTGCTCCTGCTGCTGTTCAGAACCCCACTGTACCTGAAGTCAAGAAGCAGTACTCTGGGCCTTACCCCAAGTGTGTGACTTGCAGCTTTCATCATCCTACTAACTCTGCATGTCGTTTGTGTACGAACTGCaatcgctatggtcacacgactccTTATTGTCGTCAAGCTAACCCTGCTCAACCAGCTCAGCAAGCCCAGTTCAGGCAGCCCTAA